A part of Aquibium oceanicum genomic DNA contains:
- a CDS encoding D-alanyl-D-alanine carboxypeptidase family protein, whose translation MPLLLKAIAAFAAMALLSCAPARAQLFETRAEQAFVIDAETGTILFAKDPDKLIPPASLAKLMTMEVVFHALKTGRLSLDDQFLVSENAWRTGGAPSGTSTMFAELKSSIPLRDLIQGVIVQSANDGCIVIAEGMAGSEANFAQLMTERARQIGLSKSVFKTATGLPAEGQVVTVRELAMLGLHIWREYPEFYKYYSQPDFTWNGIRQSNRNPLLKMDIGADGMKTGYTEESGYGIVGSVERDGRRLFAALSGMSSEAVRAEEARKILDWGMRAFDKLEIFGADEVVGEAKLYGGAKGGVELKAKQPIAIFVPITNRDRLIARIVYEGPVEAPVEEGTPVGALKVWIGETLSQETPLYAAESVGTGPLYSRAIDAVEELMVGWLR comes from the coding sequence ATGCCCCTTCTCCTGAAGGCGATCGCAGCCTTCGCCGCTATGGCTCTGCTGTCTTGCGCACCCGCGCGCGCGCAACTGTTCGAGACGCGGGCCGAGCAGGCCTTCGTGATCGACGCCGAGACGGGCACGATCCTGTTTGCCAAGGATCCGGACAAGCTGATACCGCCAGCCTCGCTCGCCAAGCTGATGACGATGGAAGTCGTCTTCCACGCGCTGAAGACCGGCCGTCTGTCACTGGACGACCAGTTTCTGGTCAGCGAGAATGCCTGGCGCACTGGCGGAGCGCCATCGGGCACGTCCACCATGTTCGCGGAGCTGAAATCATCCATTCCGCTCAGGGACCTGATCCAGGGCGTCATCGTTCAGTCAGCAAATGACGGCTGTATCGTCATCGCGGAGGGGATGGCCGGGTCGGAGGCGAACTTCGCCCAGCTCATGACCGAGCGCGCGCGTCAGATCGGCCTCAGCAAATCGGTTTTCAAGACCGCGACGGGACTTCCGGCGGAAGGCCAGGTGGTCACGGTTCGGGAGCTGGCAATGCTCGGGCTGCACATCTGGCGAGAATACCCCGAGTTCTACAAGTACTACTCGCAGCCGGATTTCACCTGGAACGGCATCCGGCAGTCGAACCGCAATCCGCTGCTCAAGATGGACATCGGGGCGGATGGCATGAAGACGGGCTACACGGAAGAGTCCGGCTACGGCATCGTGGGCTCCGTGGAGCGCGACGGGCGCCGGCTCTTCGCCGCGCTGAGCGGCATGTCCAGCGAAGCCGTCCGCGCCGAAGAGGCCAGGAAAATCCTCGATTGGGGCATGCGGGCCTTCGACAAGCTGGAGATTTTCGGCGCGGACGAAGTGGTCGGCGAAGCCAAGCTCTATGGCGGTGCCAAGGGCGGCGTGGAACTCAAGGCGAAGCAGCCGATCGCGATATTCGTACCCATCACCAATCGCGACCGGTTGATCGCGAGGATCGTCTATGAGGGGCCGGTCGAGGCGCCGGTGGAGGAGGGGACGCCGGTCGGCGCCCTGAAAGTCTGGATCGGCGAGACGCTGAGCCAGGAGACGCCGCTCTACGCCGCCGAAAGCGTGGGCACGGGACCGCTCTACAGCCGCGCGATCGACGCCGTCGAGGAACTCATGGTCGGCTGGCTGCGCTGA
- a CDS encoding DNA polymerase III subunit delta' — MIFERMAPEQFDTLAEVPEPAENPVLAGHEAQASQLASAYRSGKLHHGLILSGPRGVGKATFAFHLAHHMLKHPDRTRAPERLAVPDPASSLFRMIAGGSHPGVLYLTRPVNEKTKAFRGAVTVEEIRRVNRFLSMTAHDGGYRIVIIDPADDMNTNAANALLKSLEEPPGHTVFMLISHAAGGLLPTIRSRCQTVRFHGLSADEVAAVLARLGMAQGTDAGALAARTGGSIREAILLTEYGGLEIAGAMEGLVGAKSFDTAAAWKLADAVSGRDQSIQLSLFNRHVLDHLGAHASAAALAGELGRAEKISAMWQEASRTIGETETYNLDKRQHVAGLVRRMHEVLGADTRRQG; from the coding sequence ATGATTTTCGAGAGGATGGCGCCGGAACAATTCGACACCCTGGCCGAGGTTCCGGAGCCGGCGGAAAACCCGGTGCTCGCCGGCCATGAGGCACAGGCGTCGCAACTCGCTTCCGCCTACCGGTCCGGGAAGCTCCATCACGGGTTGATCCTTTCGGGGCCGCGTGGCGTCGGCAAGGCGACTTTCGCCTTCCATCTCGCCCATCACATGCTGAAACATCCCGACCGCACAAGGGCGCCCGAGCGCTTGGCCGTGCCCGACCCTGCTTCCTCGCTGTTTCGCATGATCGCCGGCGGCAGCCATCCCGGTGTGCTCTATCTGACGCGGCCCGTGAACGAGAAGACCAAGGCCTTTCGGGGAGCGGTTACGGTGGAGGAGATCCGCAGGGTCAATCGCTTCCTGTCGATGACCGCACACGACGGCGGCTACCGCATCGTCATCATTGATCCGGCTGACGACATGAACACCAACGCCGCCAACGCGCTCCTGAAGAGCCTGGAGGAGCCGCCGGGGCACACCGTCTTCATGCTGATCTCCCACGCCGCGGGCGGGCTCCTCCCCACGATACGTTCGCGCTGCCAGACGGTGCGATTTCATGGCCTGTCGGCCGACGAGGTCGCGGCGGTGCTCGCGCGTCTGGGAATGGCCCAGGGAACCGACGCTGGAGCGCTCGCCGCACGCACCGGCGGAAGTATCCGCGAGGCGATCCTGCTCACCGAGTATGGCGGGCTGGAGATCGCAGGCGCGATGGAAGGCCTCGTCGGCGCGAAATCGTTCGACACCGCCGCCGCCTGGAAGCTCGCCGACGCCGTCTCGGGGCGCGACCAGTCCATCCAGTTATCGCTGTTCAACCGGCACGTGCTCGATCATCTCGGCGCGCATGCCTCGGCCGCCGCGCTGGCGGGCGAACTCGGCCGGGCCGAAAAGATATCGGCGATGTGGCAGGAGGCGAGCCGCACCATCGGCGAGACAGAGACCTACAATCTCGACAAACGCCAGCACGTCGCTGGCCTGGTCCGGCGCATGCACGAGGTGCTCGGCGCCGACACGCGCCGGCAGGGATAG
- a CDS encoding CTP synthase: MARYVFITGGVVSSLGKGIAAAALGALLQARGYRARIKKLDPYLNVDPGTMSPYQHGEVFVTDDGAETDLDLGHYERFTGRSANQQDNITTGRIYKNIIEKERRGDYLGATVQVIPHVTDEIKNFVLEGNDEYDFVLCEIGGTVGDIEAMPFLEAIRQLGNDLPRNNAVYVHLTLMPWIPAAGELKTKPTQHSVKELRSIGIAPDILLVRADRPIPKEERRKLSLFCNVRESAVIQALDVSHIYDVPIAYHKEGLDGELLAAFGIDPAPKPRMERWQEVSDRIQNPEGEVTIAVVGKYTGLKDAYKSLMEALSHGGIANRVRVKLDWIESEVFEKEDPAPWLEKVHGILVPGGFGERGSEGKILAAKFARERKVPYFGICFGMQMACIEAARSLAGIEGASSTEFGPAKEPVVGLMTEWLKGNMLEKRRETDDLGGTMRLGAYDARLAPDSKIAAIYGDTAISERHRHRYEVNIDYKDRLEQCGLVFAGMSPDGVLPETIEYPDHPWFVGVQYHPELKSRPFEPHPLFASFIGAAVEQSRLV, translated from the coding sequence ATGGCGCGATATGTATTCATCACTGGCGGCGTGGTTTCCTCGCTTGGCAAAGGCATCGCGGCGGCGGCTCTGGGAGCCCTGCTGCAGGCGCGCGGCTATCGCGCGCGCATCAAGAAGCTCGATCCCTATCTGAACGTTGATCCCGGCACGATGTCTCCGTACCAGCATGGCGAGGTGTTCGTGACCGACGACGGGGCCGAGACGGACCTCGATCTCGGCCACTACGAGCGGTTCACCGGACGGTCCGCGAACCAGCAGGACAACATCACCACCGGCCGCATCTACAAGAACATCATCGAGAAGGAGCGCCGCGGCGACTATCTCGGAGCCACCGTTCAGGTAATCCCGCACGTCACCGACGAGATCAAGAACTTCGTGCTCGAAGGCAATGACGAGTACGACTTCGTGCTGTGCGAGATCGGCGGAACGGTCGGCGATATCGAGGCGATGCCCTTCCTGGAAGCGATCCGCCAGCTCGGCAACGATCTGCCACGCAACAACGCGGTCTACGTTCATCTGACCCTGATGCCATGGATCCCCGCCGCCGGCGAGTTGAAGACCAAGCCGACGCAGCATTCGGTCAAGGAACTGCGCTCGATCGGCATCGCGCCCGACATCCTGCTGGTCCGCGCCGATCGACCGATCCCGAAGGAAGAGCGGCGCAAGCTCTCGCTGTTTTGCAACGTGCGCGAATCGGCCGTCATCCAGGCGCTCGACGTCTCGCACATCTACGACGTGCCCATCGCCTATCACAAGGAAGGGCTCGACGGCGAACTTCTGGCGGCATTCGGCATCGATCCTGCGCCCAAGCCGCGCATGGAACGCTGGCAGGAAGTGTCCGATCGCATCCAGAATCCCGAAGGCGAGGTGACGATCGCGGTTGTCGGCAAGTACACGGGCCTCAAGGACGCCTACAAATCGCTGATGGAGGCGCTTTCGCATGGCGGCATAGCCAACCGGGTGCGGGTCAAGCTCGACTGGATCGAGAGCGAGGTGTTCGAGAAGGAGGACCCGGCACCCTGGCTGGAAAAGGTGCACGGCATCCTCGTGCCCGGCGGCTTCGGCGAGCGCGGCTCGGAGGGCAAGATCCTGGCGGCTAAGTTCGCGCGCGAGCGCAAGGTTCCGTATTTCGGAATCTGTTTTGGCATGCAGATGGCTTGCATCGAGGCGGCACGGTCGCTGGCAGGCATCGAGGGAGCGTCCTCGACCGAATTCGGCCCGGCGAAGGAGCCGGTCGTGGGCCTGATGACGGAATGGTTGAAGGGCAACATGCTGGAAAAGCGCCGCGAGACCGACGATCTGGGCGGCACGATGCGGCTGGGCGCCTACGATGCGCGGCTGGCGCCGGACTCCAAGATCGCTGCGATCTACGGCGACACGGCGATCTCGGAACGCCATCGCCATCGCTACGAGGTCAACATCGACTACAAGGATCGCCTGGAACAGTGCGGCCTCGTTTTTGCGGGCATGTCGCCCGACGGCGTGCTGCCGGAAACGATCGAGTATCCCGACCATCCCTGGTTCGTCGGCGTGCAGTACCATCCCGAACTGAAGTCGCGCCCCTTCGAGCCGCACCCGCTGTTCGCAAGCTTCATCGGCGCGGCAGTGGAGCAGTCGCGACTGGTGTGA
- a CDS encoding S8 family serine peptidase: protein MLFSIVSKTLRRTLAAALLMTTASGFALSAESGLSSAAMGKLVEADQVLAKISENSGKVRVIVEFGMPQAAGASASAAADDEAVTSAVHQKQDEILGRVFAAQGGLSGAMASDDLGIKRMDFSPMFAATVDEATLEKLAADPAVVRIHDDALAKPDLLQSLPLIGMPNAYAAGATGSGWYVAVLDTGARRSHEFLISSVGSAACYSTNNSSYPSFSYCPGGVGASTDINSALDCDPATVYGCGHGTHVSGTAAGFNTSQSSGEPTNGVARNGKLITINVFSRFTTSSSCGSSIRSNGCVLAYTSDQIKGLERVYALRNTYKIASVNMSLGGGQYFSACDTQPHKPIIDQLRAAGIATVIAAGNSGYNTSVGAPGCISSAITVASSTKSDVRSSFSNWGSLIDVVAPGSSILASYVSGSSNSFYSSLSGTSMASPHVAGIFAALKSAKPTATVTQIETALEATGVNISSSGTTKPRVKVDSALTYLGGGATAKAVMTSPTPGSTLGSSATFVWTAGTGVSQYWLYVGSTGAGSTNIYQASQGTSKSKTVTGLPSTGTIYVRLWSLFSGTGWQYNDYTYKTGGGVKAVMTSPTPGSTLGSSATFVWTAGTNVNSYWLYVGSTGVGSYNILNSSNGTSTTRTVTGLPSTGTIYVRLWSLISGAWQSNDYTYKTGGGVKAVMTSPTPGSTLGSSATFVWTTGTNVNSYWLYVGSNGVGSYNILNSSNGTSTTRTVSGLPSTGTIYVRLWSLISGAWQSNDYTYKAGGAVKAVMTSPTPGSTLGSSATFMWTTGSGVSSYWLYVGSTGAGSYNILNSSNGTSTTRTVTGLPSTGTIYVRLWSLITGTGWQYNDYTYKAGGAVKAVMTSPTPGSTLGSSATFMWTTGSGVSSYWLYVGSTGAGSYNILNSSNGTSTTRTVTGLPSTGTIYVRLWSLITGTGWQYNDYTYKAGGGGTKSVLLSPANGSKLATSQKFTWSAVSGASQYWIYFGSTVGGQNYYSATQGTTTTNTFNFNNFNGQAIYMRLWTLYNGTWAYNDYNFVAPGGTTGSSVSSANGTPSVSAALTQSSLQ, encoded by the coding sequence ATGCTATTTTCAATAGTATCGAAGACCCTGAGGCGCACGCTGGCTGCGGCGCTGTTGATGACAACGGCCAGCGGGTTCGCATTATCGGCCGAGTCAGGGCTTTCAAGCGCTGCGATGGGCAAGCTGGTCGAAGCCGACCAGGTTCTCGCAAAAATTTCGGAAAACAGCGGCAAGGTTCGGGTAATTGTCGAGTTCGGCATGCCCCAGGCTGCCGGAGCGTCCGCAAGCGCTGCGGCGGATGACGAGGCGGTTACCTCGGCCGTGCATCAGAAGCAGGACGAGATCCTGGGCCGCGTGTTCGCGGCGCAGGGTGGCCTGTCCGGCGCGATGGCTTCGGACGACCTCGGCATCAAGAGAATGGACTTCTCGCCGATGTTCGCGGCAACCGTCGACGAGGCTACGCTGGAGAAGCTCGCCGCCGACCCGGCGGTGGTACGCATTCACGACGATGCGCTCGCCAAGCCGGATTTGCTGCAGTCGCTTCCGCTGATCGGCATGCCGAACGCCTACGCGGCCGGCGCGACCGGCAGCGGCTGGTATGTGGCCGTGCTCGACACGGGTGCGCGCCGGTCGCACGAATTCCTGATCTCGAGCGTCGGCTCGGCGGCGTGCTACAGCACGAACAACTCAAGCTATCCGTCTTTCAGCTACTGCCCCGGCGGTGTGGGCGCTTCGACGGACATCAACTCAGCGCTGGACTGCGACCCGGCGACGGTCTACGGGTGCGGCCACGGTACCCACGTTTCGGGCACCGCAGCTGGCTTCAACACCAGCCAGAGTTCTGGAGAGCCTACGAACGGCGTGGCCCGCAACGGCAAGCTGATTACCATCAACGTCTTCTCTCGGTTCACGACCTCCTCGAGCTGTGGCTCGAGCATCCGGTCCAACGGCTGCGTGCTGGCCTACACCTCCGACCAGATCAAGGGTCTGGAGCGTGTGTATGCGCTGCGCAACACCTACAAGATCGCCTCGGTGAACATGAGCCTTGGCGGCGGACAATATTTCTCCGCCTGCGATACGCAACCACATAAGCCGATCATCGACCAGTTGCGCGCCGCTGGCATCGCCACCGTGATCGCCGCGGGCAACAGCGGCTACAACACCAGCGTCGGCGCCCCCGGCTGTATCTCGAGCGCGATCACGGTCGCGTCCTCGACCAAGTCGGACGTGCGTTCCTCGTTCTCGAACTGGGGCTCCCTGATCGACGTGGTGGCTCCCGGTTCCTCGATCCTGGCGTCCTATGTAAGCGGATCGAGCAACTCTTTTTATAGCTCCCTGAGCGGCACCTCGATGGCCTCTCCGCACGTCGCGGGTATCTTCGCGGCGCTGAAGTCCGCCAAGCCCACCGCCACGGTCACGCAGATCGAGACGGCTTTGGAAGCCACGGGCGTCAACATCTCCTCGTCGGGCACGACGAAGCCCCGCGTGAAGGTAGACAGCGCCCTGACGTATCTGGGCGGCGGTGCCACGGCCAAAGCGGTGATGACCTCGCCGACGCCGGGCTCGACGCTCGGTTCTTCGGCGACGTTCGTGTGGACCGCCGGTACCGGCGTTTCGCAGTACTGGCTCTACGTCGGGTCAACCGGCGCGGGCTCGACCAACATCTACCAGGCCAGCCAGGGCACGAGTAAGTCGAAGACCGTGACGGGGCTTCCCTCCACGGGCACGATCTACGTGCGCCTGTGGTCGCTGTTTAGCGGCACGGGCTGGCAGTACAACGACTACACCTACAAGACCGGCGGCGGCGTGAAAGCCGTCATGACCTCGCCGACGCCGGGCTCCACGCTCGGTTCCTCGGCGACGTTCGTGTGGACCGCGGGTACGAACGTCAACTCGTACTGGCTCTATGTCGGTTCCACCGGCGTGGGTTCGTACAACATCCTGAACTCCAGCAACGGTACGAGCACGACGCGTACGGTGACGGGTTTGCCGTCCACGGGCACGATCTACGTGCGGCTGTGGTCGCTGATTTCCGGCGCCTGGCAGTCCAACGACTACACCTACAAGACCGGCGGCGGCGTCAAGGCGGTCATGACCTCCCCGACACCGGGTTCCACCCTCGGTTCCTCGGCGACGTTCGTGTGGACCACGGGTACGAACGTCAACTCGTACTGGCTTTATGTCGGTTCCAACGGCGTAGGTTCGTACAACATCCTGAACTCCAGCAACGGTACGAGCACGACGCGTACGGTGTCTGGCCTGCCGTCCACGGGCACGATCTACGTGCGGCTGTGGTCGCTGATTTCCGGCGCCTGGCAGTCCAACGACTACACCTACAAGGCCGGCGGCGCCGTCAAGGCCGTCATGACCTCTCCGACGCCGGGCTCCACCCTCGGCTCCTCGGCGACGTTCATGTGGACGACGGGTAGCGGCGTTAGCTCCTACTGGCTCTATGTCGGCTCCACCGGTGCGGGTTCGTACAACATCCTGAACTCCAGCAACGGTACGAGCACGACGCGTACGGTGACGGGTCTGCCGTCCACGGGCACGATCTATGTGCGCCTGTGGTCGCTGATCACCGGCACCGGCTGGCAGTACAACGACTACACCTACAAGGCCGGCGGTGCGGTCAAGGCCGTCATGACCTCTCCGACGCCGGGCTCCACCCTCGGCTCCTCGGCGACGTTCATGTGGACGACGGGTAGCGGCGTTAGCTCCTACTGGCTCTATGTCGGCTCCACCGGTGCGGGTTCGTACAACATCCTGAACTCCAGCAACGGTACGAGCACGACGCGTACGGTGACGGGTCTGCCGTCCACGGGCACGATCTATGTGCGCCTGTGGTCGCTGATCACCGGCACCGGCTGGCAGTACAACGACTACACCTACAAGGCCGGCGGCGGCGGGACGAAGTCCGTCCTTCTCTCACCGGCGAACGGAAGCAAACTGGCGACCTCTCAGAAGTTTACGTGGTCGGCGGTCAGTGGTGCTTCGCAGTACTGGATCTACTTCGGTTCGACCGTCGGTGGACAAAATTACTATAGCGCCACGCAGGGTACGACGACCACGAACACGTTCAACTTCAACAACTTCAACGGCCAGGCCATCTATATGCGGCTCTGGACGCTGTACAACGGAACGTGGGCATACAACGACTACAACTTCGTTGCACCTGGCGGGACGACGGGATCATCGGTATCCTCAGCGAACGGAACACCATCGGTATCCGCAGCCTTGACGCAGAGTTCGCTTCAGTAG
- a CDS encoding septal ring lytic transglycosylase RlpA family protein, translating into MQRRTTRRVLRATSLTCVAMAGVVLTSCASQPTPKAKLAKSKEYFAESEYGVKASPRVTSTKALLPRGGGRDQIGKPYKVKGKWYKPKEDPDYVKVGRASWYGDAFHGRLTANGEIYDMTHLTAAHPTMPLPSYARVTNTKNGNSVIVRVNDRGPFANDRIIDLSKRAADLLDYTHSGIAQVKVEYVGRAPLHGQDDRFLMASYRPGGADPVPGGEIATGVMIAMNGPTPTAPLPTTSVAFAGSLGTPPAQTTLAQPALATANPLLPAVDAADPSLPSVGPAVPERPAYAGDLPVRMASLSYAEERVSRANEPFGAFATGMTPAQIVASWERGQGGAVAAGGEYLAIGTYADRAEADAIAGVLSEFGRPEIVAEPSDGAVWYTVNLHADSREPLDRMLSLAWASGAADAIPVRD; encoded by the coding sequence ATGCAGAGACGGACGACCAGGCGCGTACTTCGCGCGACGTCCCTGACATGTGTTGCGATGGCGGGTGTGGTGCTCACCTCCTGTGCCTCCCAGCCGACTCCGAAGGCCAAGCTAGCCAAGTCGAAGGAATACTTCGCCGAATCCGAGTACGGCGTGAAGGCGAGCCCCCGGGTGACGTCCACGAAGGCATTGCTGCCGCGCGGCGGCGGTCGCGACCAGATCGGCAAGCCCTACAAGGTCAAGGGCAAGTGGTACAAGCCGAAGGAAGATCCGGATTACGTGAAGGTTGGCAGGGCGTCCTGGTACGGCGACGCGTTCCACGGCCGGCTCACCGCCAATGGTGAAATATACGACATGACGCACCTGACGGCCGCGCATCCGACGATGCCGTTGCCGAGCTATGCGCGGGTCACCAATACGAAGAACGGCAACTCCGTCATCGTGCGCGTCAACGACCGCGGCCCGTTCGCCAACGACAGAATCATCGACCTTTCCAAGCGCGCAGCCGACCTGCTTGACTACACGCATTCCGGCATCGCACAGGTGAAGGTCGAATATGTCGGACGGGCGCCGCTGCACGGCCAGGATGACCGTTTCCTGATGGCCTCCTACAGGCCGGGCGGTGCGGATCCGGTTCCGGGCGGAGAGATCGCCACCGGCGTGATGATCGCAATGAACGGTCCCACACCCACCGCCCCATTGCCGACCACCTCCGTGGCCTTCGCCGGATCGCTCGGCACCCCGCCGGCTCAAACGACGCTGGCGCAGCCGGCGCTGGCCACCGCCAATCCATTGCTGCCGGCCGTCGATGCGGCTGATCCGTCACTGCCGTCGGTCGGTCCCGCAGTTCCCGAACGTCCCGCGTACGCCGGCGACCTGCCCGTCAGGATGGCCTCGCTGTCCTATGCCGAAGAACGGGTAAGCCGTGCCAACGAACCGTTCGGCGCGTTCGCCACCGGCATGACACCGGCGCAGATCGTCGCGTCGTGGGAGCGAGGGCAGGGGGGTGCTGTCGCGGCGGGCGGTGAGTACCTTGCCATCGGCACCTATGCCGATCGCGCCGAAGCGGATGCGATTGCAGGTGTCCTGTCGGAATTCGGCCGGCCAGAGATCGTCGCCGAACCGTCAGATGGCGCGGTCTGGTACACCGTCAACCTCCATGCCGACAGCCGCGAACCGCTCGACCGGATGCTGTCGCTTGCCTGGGCGTCCGGCGCCGCCGATGCCATCCCGGTCCGCGACTGA
- the metG gene encoding methionine--tRNA ligase produces the protein MSREKFYITTAISYPNGKPHIGHAYEMIATDAIARFQRLDGKDVYFQTGTDEHGIKMFQTARKEGIPTRELASRNSDEFERMAKALNVSHDCFFRTTEKRHYTASQAIWSAMAANGDIYKGGYAGWYSVRDEAYYGEEETEVREDGVRYGPQGTPVEWVEEESYFFRLSAYQEPLLKLYDERPDFIAPPERRNEVMSFVKSGLKDLSISRTTFDWGVPVPGDEKHVMYVWVDALTNYITGVGYPDRDAPMWERWPADVHVIGKDIVRFHAIYWPAFLMSAGVELPKRVFGHGFVFNRGEKMSKSVGNVIDPFALAEHYGLDQMRYFLLRDIPFGQDGSYSHDAIVARTNADLANGIGNLAQRSLSMIAKNCDGKAPQKGELAAEDEAILAVLANAVASSRKAMAEQAIHRALAEVIEIVAEADRYFAGQAPWALRKTDPARMETVLWTTAEVVRRIAILLQPYVPDSAGKLLDLLAVAGDRRGFDAIGEADALVPGTPLPAPAGVFPRYVETTDG, from the coding sequence ATGTCCAGAGAAAAATTCTATATCACGACCGCGATTTCCTATCCGAACGGCAAGCCGCATATCGGCCATGCCTACGAGATGATCGCCACCGACGCGATTGCGCGGTTCCAGCGCCTCGATGGCAAGGACGTCTATTTTCAGACGGGAACGGACGAGCACGGCATCAAGATGTTCCAGACGGCGCGCAAGGAAGGCATTCCCACGCGCGAACTGGCCAGCCGCAATTCCGACGAGTTCGAGCGCATGGCCAAGGCGCTGAACGTCTCGCACGACTGCTTCTTCCGCACGACGGAGAAGCGCCATTACACCGCGAGCCAGGCGATCTGGAGCGCGATGGCGGCCAATGGCGACATCTACAAGGGCGGCTATGCCGGCTGGTACTCCGTCCGCGACGAGGCCTATTACGGCGAGGAGGAGACCGAGGTGCGCGAGGACGGCGTGCGCTACGGTCCGCAGGGAACGCCGGTCGAATGGGTCGAGGAGGAGAGCTATTTCTTCCGGCTTTCGGCCTATCAGGAGCCGCTGCTGAAGCTCTACGACGAGCGTCCGGACTTCATCGCGCCGCCCGAGCGCCGCAACGAGGTGATGAGCTTCGTGAAGTCGGGGCTGAAGGACCTCTCCATCTCGCGCACGACCTTCGACTGGGGCGTGCCGGTTCCGGGCGACGAAAAACACGTCATGTATGTGTGGGTCGACGCGCTCACCAACTACATCACCGGCGTCGGCTATCCGGACAGGGACGCCCCGATGTGGGAGCGCTGGCCGGCCGACGTGCACGTCATCGGCAAGGACATCGTCCGCTTCCATGCGATCTATTGGCCGGCATTCCTGATGTCGGCCGGGGTTGAGCTCCCCAAGCGTGTCTTCGGCCACGGCTTCGTGTTCAACCGCGGGGAGAAGATGTCGAAGTCCGTCGGCAACGTCATCGATCCGTTCGCTCTGGCCGAGCACTACGGCCTCGACCAGATGCGCTATTTCCTGCTCCGCGACATCCCGTTCGGTCAGGACGGCAGCTACAGCCATGACGCGATCGTGGCCCGCACCAATGCCGATCTCGCCAACGGCATCGGCAACCTGGCGCAACGCTCGCTGTCGATGATCGCCAAGAACTGCGACGGAAAGGCGCCGCAGAAGGGCGAACTCGCCGCAGAGGACGAGGCGATCCTGGCCGTATTGGCAAACGCGGTCGCGTCGTCGCGCAAGGCGATGGCCGAGCAGGCGATCCACCGGGCGCTTGCGGAGGTGATCGAGATCGTCGCCGAGGCAGACCGCTACTTCGCGGGCCAGGCGCCCTGGGCATTGCGCAAGACCGATCCGGCCCGCATGGAGACGGTGCTGTGGACCACAGCGGAGGTGGTGCGCCGCATCGCCATCCTGCTGCAGCCCTACGTGCCGGACTCTGCGGGCAAGCTGCTCGACCTGCTGGCGGTGGCCGGCGACAGGCGCGGCTTCGATGCGATCGGCGAGGCCGACGCGCTGGTTCCCGGTACGCCGCTTCCGGCGCCGGCCGGCGTCTTCCCGCGTTACGTCGAAACGACCGACGGCTGA
- the tmk gene encoding dTMP kinase, with protein sequence MQRGLFISFEGGEGAGKSTQIRRLAEGLRARGFDVVVTREPGGSPGAEAVRHVLLSGAAEPFGSKMEAVLFAAARSDHVEQVIRPAVERGAVVLSDRFLDSSRVYQGVTGGIDGGFMQALERVAINGMMSDLTLILDLDPAEGLRRAAERRGDETADRFEKETLAIHERRREAFLDIAHLEPERCVVVDAARSEEEVAGRIAAAVDALIEGRQEKEAAE encoded by the coding sequence TTGCAACGCGGACTGTTCATAAGTTTCGAAGGCGGCGAAGGCGCGGGGAAGTCGACGCAGATCCGCCGCCTCGCCGAGGGGCTGCGCGCCCGGGGCTTCGACGTCGTCGTCACGCGGGAACCAGGCGGCTCGCCGGGCGCCGAGGCCGTACGCCACGTTCTCCTGTCGGGCGCGGCCGAGCCGTTCGGGTCGAAGATGGAAGCCGTGTTGTTCGCCGCCGCACGCTCCGACCACGTCGAGCAGGTCATCCGCCCCGCCGTCGAGCGCGGCGCCGTGGTGCTGAGCGATCGTTTCCTCGATTCCTCCCGCGTCTACCAGGGCGTCACCGGCGGTATCGATGGCGGCTTCATGCAGGCGCTCGAGCGGGTCGCGATCAATGGCATGATGTCCGACCTCACTCTAATATTAGACCTCGACCCGGCGGAAGGCCTGCGGCGGGCAGCCGAGCGTCGGGGCGACGAGACGGCCGACCGCTTCGAAAAGGAGACGCTGGCGATCCACGAACGGCGGCGGGAGGCGTTCCTCGATATCGCGCATCTCGAACCGGAACGCTGCGTCGTCGTCGATGCCGCGCGAAGCGAGGAGGAGGTCGCCGGGCGCATCGCAGCGGCGGTCGATGCCCTCATCGAAGGGCGTCAGGAAAAGGAAGCCGCCGAATGA